The Silene latifolia isolate original U9 population chromosome Y, ASM4854445v1, whole genome shotgun sequence sequence atatatatatatatatatatatatatatatatatatatatacacacacatataaaattatttcattgctaaaaatacaattcttagatgttcatatagggatgcattctcttctatgatattcatcctctcctcctttgctatttggaggtttcgttccgcagatgctatatcgtcatatagctgcattatctgcggctctaacaagccatttttttggcgtccttgagtgcgatccgagctTCCTCAAGGTAGCTCCCGTACCTCCTCTCGATTtgcagcaaccggcggatgaaactcttgttgtactcggtcataatgcatgtattacgaATGGTATAattcattgttgaaggaagtttggagtttattaggttttaaagatttagggtttggagtttagggtggagatagtgatataatggaatggttattgagataatgcatgaatttatacttagtaatgtgtcgtttgagttattttttaattaatatgtttaggaagttgtgccaaatcttataacccttctaattccatatattgtgtcctttcatatgcaggaatttggcagtaataatgcacaTTATGCATCGGAAGCATAAaggggcagtaataatgcattcatctagtaatatataatttatttttatttttttaaaatcaacaacggttatttaaaaaaaaaacccgttgtctttagttataacaactgttttttctattgtaaccgttgttataactttaccaccaaaaattagtcacactttccacagcGAATGTCTCGTAATGACAATGGTTTTTAAccattgttaatagttttcacaacgggtttcttagataaaccaaccgttgttacaacctttaacaacggacgctttaacaacgtccgcttttttatataacaacggttttttaccgttgttatagcctgtatctgtagtagtgatgatGAAAACTTTATTTTGGAGGAAATAGTGGTTGAAAGAGACCAAGAAAGAGTGGTTGAAATAGactaaaagaaaagaaaagaatcaAATGAAGTGGTTAACACCAAGCAAGCCTCAACATCCATAAAGGTCAAAAACCCTCCAATACCATTTCCTAATAGAAGTAGAGTAATGAATGTGGAGAAGAAGTTCTCCAAGTTCTTGGATATGTTGAAGAAACTTGAAGTTTCATTACCATTCAACGAGGTAGTGACACAAATGCCACTCTACACCAAATTCTTGAAGGATGTTTTGACAAAGAAGAGAAGAATTAGAGGAGATGGTCTAGTGCCTCTTAGAAGGTAATGTAGTGCGGTCTTACTCAATCCCATGCCGAAAAAACTacaagatccgggtagtttttctattccttgcaTGGTGGGTAATGTGAATATCAAGAAGGCACTTTTCGATCCTGGTGCTAGTGTTAACATACTTTCGCTCCCTATTTCAAGGAATGTTAGGTTGCATGACATGATTCCTACTTCTATGATCTTGCAACTAGCCGATAGGTCGGTACAAAGACCAATGGGTGTCATTGAAGATGTGCCGGTTAAAATGGGCAATTTCTATATTCCGGCGGACTTTGTGGTTCTTGACATTCCGGAAGACCAACAAACTCCTATTATCCTTAGAAGACCCTTCTTGGCAACCGGGGATGTCAATATAAGTGTCAAGGAAGGGAAGCTCACTTTAAAAGTGGGAGTAAATGTGGTTGAATTTTCTTTGACCAGAGCAATGTCATAACCAATGTTTGAGAGTGTCTATTCGGTAGACATGTTAGAAGAGGCAATTGAAGATGCAAAGGATAAATGCTCGGGGGAGCATTTGGAGGAAGATTAAGAAGCTTTACCACCAATCATTGATTAAGTTGAGGGTAAGAATCCTCCAAAGGTAGATCATAAACCTTTGCTCCCCTCCCTTGAGTATGCCTTTCTTGATGAGGCAAAATCCTTCCCCGTTATCATCAATGCAAACCTAATGGCATCTCAAAAGGAAAAACTTTTAAATGTCCTCAAAGAAAACAAGAAAGCCATTGGGTATAGCCTTGATGATCTCATGGGAATCGATCCTCGAATATGCATGTACCACATCACACTCGATGATGGGTTCACTCCTTCCGCTCAACCTATGAGGAGTTTGAATGAGAAATTGAAGGAAGTGGTAAGGAAGGAAGTTGATAAGTTGATTGAGGCCGGAATTATATACTCCATCTCGGGAAGCGATTGGGTAAGCCCGGTTCAAATCGTCCCCAAAAAGGGCGGTATGACCGTGGTTGAGAATGAGGAAGGTTAACTCATCTCTACCCGACCGGTCATGGGATGgagaatgtgtattgattatagaGAGCTCAATTTCGCCTCAATCAAAGATCATTTTCCATTGCCATTCATCGATCAAATGTTCAAGAGACTCGCAAACCACGAGTATTTTTGCTTTCTTGACGGGTACTTCAGGTTCTTTCAAATACCTATACACTCGGATGATCAAGCAAAAACCACTTTTACTTGGCCTTGTGGTGTCCTCGCATATCGGAGAATGCCATTTGGGCTTTGCAATGCTCCCGGGACATTTCAACGGGTCATGATGTCTATCTTTTTGGAGTACATTGAGAAGtctatggaggtgtttatggatgactttagtgtccatggcaCCTCATTTGATGATTGTTTGAAGAACCTCTGCCAAGTGCTCCAAACTTGCGTCCGATATAACCTTAAGTTGAATTGGGAAAAATGCCATTTTATGGTGCAAGAGGGAGTGGTTCTTGGTCATGTCATTTCTAATAAAGGGATCCAAGTGGACAAAGCAAAGGTAGAGGTGATTGAGAAACTTCCCGCACCCAAAAACGTCAAGggtgtgaggagtttcttgggtcatGCAGGGTTTTACTGAAGGTTTatcaaagattttgcaaaaatcgCTAAACCCCTCACCTCACTTCTTGCTAAGGACACTCCCTTCATATTTGATGAATCTTGTGTTGAAAGCTTTTGTAGGCTCAAGCAAGCCTTGATATCGGCTCCAATAGTGCAACCACCTAATTGGGACCTCCCCTTCGAGttgatgtgtgatgcaagtgactttGCATTGGGGGCGGTTTTGGGTCAAAGACAAGACAAGAAGCTCCATGTGATAGCCTATGTAAGCAAAACCTTGGACAATGCTCAATGCAATTACACCACCACGGAGAAAGAAATGTTGGCGGTGGTGTATGCTTTTGAGAAGTTCCGGCCTTACCTCCTATGCTCCAAAGTGATTGTCTACACGGATCACACAGCTATCAAGCAACTTATGGTCAAGAAGGATGCTAAGCCGAGATTGATCCGTTGGGTATTGTTGTTACAAGAGTTCGATGCCACAATCAAGGATAAACCGGGTTCCGAAAATCTTGTTGCGGATCACTTATCAAGATTGACTAAAGAATCCCGGGGAGATGGTGATAATGGGATTCCCATTGATGAGTGGCTACCCGATGACTCTATTTTAGCTATCACGCACTCTGACCCTTGGTATGCGGATATTGCTATCGACTTGAGCTCTAGCTTTATCCCGGAAGAACTtgacaaccaagctaggaagaagTTGAGATATGAATCAAGGAAGTATGTGTGGGAAGATCCTTTCTTATATAGGAGATACAATGATGGAATTTATAGAAGATGTGTCACTTATGAGGAAGGGAAAGCAATCTTTCAAGCTTGTCATGCTACGACATATGGAGGCCATTTGTCCACCTCTAGGACCCAAGCCCGGGTCCTTCACTGTGGATTTTATTGGCCCTCTCTTTTTAAGGATTCTTATGCTTTGGTCCATTCATGTGATTCTTGGCAAAGAAGAGGTAACATTGGGAGGCGTGATAAGATGCCTTTGAACAATATCTTGAAAGTTGAACTCTTTGATGTGTGGGGTGTGGACTTTATGGGACCGTTTCCGTCATCATTTGGCAACCAATACATTTTGGTTGCGGTGGACTACGTGTCTAAGTGGATAGAAGCAATCGCCGCCCCTACTAATGATTCACGAGTGGTTTCCAAACTTTTCAAGGAGTACATATTCCCCCGCTTTGGATTACCCCGGGCTGTCATATGTGATTGTGGGTCACACTTCATTAACCACACCATTTATGCTTTTCTCAAGAAATATGGCGTCCGACATAAAGTGGCTCTTGCCTACCACTCCCAAACCAATGGGCAAGTGGAGGTGTCAAATCGGTAAATCAAGGCTATTGTAGAGCGCGTGGTGAATAGGTCTAGAAAGGATTGGAGCACCAAACTCAATGATGTGCTATGGGCTTTAAGGACCGCTTACAAGTCCCCGATAGGCACTACTCCCTATCGCTTGGTCTTTAGCAAGTCTTTTCATCTTCCTCTCGAGTTGGAACACCGGGCAAGATGGCCTTTAAAGGATCTCAACTATGACTAGATGTTGCGGGAAACAAGCGGTTCCTCCAACTTAATGAGCTTGATGAGTTGAGGTTGGatgcttatgagaatgccaaaatCTACAAGGAGCGGGCTAAGCAATGGCACGATTCCAAGATCACAAGAAAAGAAATTGGTGTAGGGGACAAGGTCCTACTCTTCAAATCCCGGTTTCAATTGTTTTTCGGGAAGTTGAGATCCCGATGGTCGGGACCCTTTGAGGTAGTGACCATGTTTCCCTATGGCTCATTTGAATTGAAGAACAACGAAGGTGAGTGCTTTAAAGTGAATGGTCAATGAGTGAAATTATTCTATGTGGGTCAGCCTATTGAGACCCGAGGTGAAATTGAGTTGGAATAACCCCCATCCGTGGGGGATGAGTAACTTCAATCATGAAGAATAaatggtttggtggagttccacaagaaccaccatttgtacaTAGCATGCATTTAGATAGCTAATGGGAATTTCGAACTTTTCTAGTTGGCAAATTGGATTGA is a genomic window containing:
- the LOC141629834 gene encoding uncharacterized protein LOC141629834 — encoded protein: MNVEKKFSKFLDMLKKLEVSLPFNEVVTQMPLYTKFLKDVLTKKRRIRGDGLVPLRRNVRLHDMIPTSMILQLADRSVQRPMGVIEDVPVKMGNFYIPADFVVLDIPEDQQTPIILRRPFLATGDVNISVKEGKLTLKVGVNVVEFSLTRAMS